Sequence from the Candidatus Neomarinimicrobiota bacterium genome:
CCTTTTCTCCCGATGTCGGTTGAACCCGGAGCTTATCCCCCAGGAAAATCCGCTGGGATGACTTCATCAGGAACCCGTTTGGCCGGACGGATGTCACGTCTCCGACCCACTGTCCCTGACTTCCCATGGAATTGTGGTTTATAACCGATTTCATGGCTTTTTTGGTGAAAAATCCGAATGACCACTCCCTGCCCGAGGCCCGGTTTAGAATACCCCGGGCTTTTTTGAGCACATCTTGTTCCTCACCTTCGGGAGTATCCAGCATCAGGCGGTAGGCCTCCACAACGGGTCGCACATAATCGGCTTTCCGAAGACGTCCCTCAATTTTCAGGGAGGCAATCCCCAGTCGTTTCAATTGGGGAATCAGATCCAGGGTGTATAAATCTTTGGTGGAAAAGAAAAAGCCGTTCCCATCCGGTGCAAAATAGCGCCGTCGGCAGGGTTGTTTGCACTTGCCCCGATTCCCGCTCCAGCCACCCATCCAGGAGGAGAAAAGGCACACGCCGGACAGACTGCAGCAGAGGGCGCCATGTATAAAGACTTCCAGCTCAAGGGCAGAACGGCTTTGAATCAGCTTCAGCTCCTCCAGCGTTACCTGCCGTTCCAGAATCACCCGGCTGATACCCTTTTCCGCCAGGAAATTGACACCGGCGGAATTGTGGACTGCCATCTGAGTGGAGGCATGAATGGGCAGTTCGGGGAAATGCTCCCGTATAAGGCGCAAAATGCCGAAATCCTGGACAATTACCGCATGGGGGCGGAGCCCGGACATGAGGCTGAGAAAATCAGCCACATCCGGCAGCTCACGATCCATGACCAGTGTATTCAGGGTTAGGTAAACCTTTTTGCCGTGCATCCGGGCATAAGCTATCAGCCTGGCAAAATCAGCCTCTGTAAAATTTTGGGTACGCTCCCGGGCATTGAAGCGGGAGAGTCCCCCATAGACTGCATCGGCGCCGCTTTCAAACGCAGCCAAAGCCGTCTCCAAATCCCCTGCAGGGGACAGTAATTCAGGTTTTATAGCCATAATGAAATTTAAGGGTTTAAGAGGGTAAGAAGAATGGAGAAAAGGAAAAACTCCAAACTTCTGTCCGGGGGAATGAAGCAACATGCGTCACACGCCACTCGACAGTCACCCCTCTTAAACTCTCCACCATTCGTAGAATTCTTGATTTGATTCCCCATTATCATTAATATCCGTCAAAACAGGAGAAAAAAAATGTTATTAAATCTTTTTGCACAGGCCGCCCAGGGACAACAACCAAATGCTCTGGTAACCCTTTTTCCCTTTATCCTTATCATGGTAGTGATATGGTTTTTTATGATTCGTCCCCAGGCAAAAAAACAGAAAGAAACCCAGAAAATGCTCAGTTCTCTCCAGCCCCGGGACAAAGTTGTCACCATTGGCGGACTTATCGGTGAAATCGATTCCCTGAAAGATGAAAGCACCGTGGTGATTAAAGTGGGCAAGGATGTAAAACTGGAAGTCCGGAAAAATGCCATCGCTTCCAAAATTGAACCCGTACAGGCCATGAAAAAATAGTCATGACCCAATACACCCCTGAAAGATTGAAAATTTTTACCTACGGTGCGCCGGTACTCCGGAAGAAAACCGCGCCTGTGAATAAGATGACGGATGCCATTCGCCGGTTTACTCAGGATATGGTGCTGACCATGTATGACGATGACGGGATTGGCCTT
This genomic interval carries:
- the yajC gene encoding preprotein translocase subunit YajC, with the protein product MLLNLFAQAAQGQQPNALVTLFPFILIMVVIWFFMIRPQAKKQKETQKMLSSLQPRDKVVTIGGLIGEIDSLKDESTVVIKVGKDVKLEVRKNAIASKIEPVQAMKK